A DNA window from Castanea sativa cultivar Marrone di Chiusa Pesio chromosome 7, ASM4071231v1 contains the following coding sequences:
- the LOC142643863 gene encoding polyol transporter 5-like produces the protein MADRKAETNAISGQPQKAIMDFDPPKKPKRNKYAFACALLASMTSVLLGYDIGVMSGAIIYIKDDLKISDIQVEILAGILNLYSLIGSCAAGRTSDWIGRRYTIVVSQAIFFAGAVLMGFATNYTFLMVGRFVAGVGVGYALMIAPVYTAEVSPASSRGFLTSFPEVFINGGILLGYVSNYVFSKLPTHLGWRVMLGVGAVPSVILAIVVLWMPESPRWLVMQGRLGDAKTVLDKTSDSKEEAQIRLADIKEAAGIPEDCTDDIVQVSKRSHGEDVWKELIVHPTPAVRHVLIAAVGIHFFQQCSGIDSVVLYSPRIFEKAGIVSSNGKLLATVAVGFVKTVFILVATFLLDKIGRRPLLLSSVAGMIFSLATLGFGLTVIDHSKHRVTWAVGLSITMVMSFVAFFSIGMGPITWVYSSEIFPLKLRAQGTSMGVAVNRLTSGVISMSFISLYNGITIGGAFFLYAGVALVSWFFFYFMLPETQGRTLEDMEGLFGNFKWNFSKNKNKNIKEVSNGDGNGNGPNGQVQLGSR, from the exons ATGGCTGACCGGAAAGCCGAAACTAATGCCATTTCCGGCCAACCCCAGAAGGCTATTATGGATTTTGATCCTCCAAAGAAAcccaaaagaaacaaatatgCTTTTGCTTGTGCTCTTTTGGCCTCCATGACTTCTGTCTTACTTGGCTATG ATATTGGTGTAATGAGTGGAGCTATAATTTACATCAAAGACGACCTCAAAATCTCAGACATACAGGTTGAAATCCTCGCCGGAATTCTCAACCTTTACTCACTCATAGGCTCATGCGCCGCCGGCAGAACCTCCGACTGGATAGGCCGGAGATACACCATAGTGGTGTCCCAAGCCATCTTCTTTGCTGGGGCTGTTCTCATGGGATTTGCCACCAACTATACTTTCCTCATGGTTGGTCGCTTTGTCGCTGGCGTCGGCGTCGGCTATGCACTCATGATTGCCCCTGTCTACACCGCTGAGGTCTCTCCGGCTTCCTCTCGTGGCTTCCTCACCTCCTTCCCTGAG GTGTTTATCAACGGCGGCATTTTGCTGGGGTACGTGTCAAACTACGTATTCTCAAAGCTCCCAACACACTTGGGATGGCGTGTCATGCTAGGAGTGGGTGCAGTCCCGTCTGTGATACTCGCCATCGTCGTTTTATGGATGCCCGAGTCACCTCGCTGGCTAGTCATGCAGGGTCGACTCGGTGACGCGAAGACAGTTTTGGACAAAACCTCGGACTCAAAAGAAGAAGCCCAAATCAGATTAGCGGATATTAAGGAAGCTGCCGGAATTCCCGAGGATTGTACAGACGACATCGTTCAGGTCTCAAAACGCAGCCACGGCGAAGATGTCTGGAAAGAACTGATCGTCCATCCTACGCCGGCCGTTCGCCACGTTTTAATCGCAGCCGTTGGAATCCACTTCTTCCAACAGTGTTCGGGGATTGACTCAGTGGTTCTGTACAGTCCTAGGATCTTTGAAAAAGCTGGAATCGTTTCCTCAAACGGGAAGCTACTCGCTACTGTAGCCGTTGGATTTGTTAAAACGGTGTTTATTTTGGTTGCGACTTTTTTGCTTGATAAGATCGGACGGCGGCCGTTGCTTTTGAGCAGTGTGGCTGGGATGATATTCTCACTCGCCACCTTGGGATTTGGGCTCACGGTGATTGATCATTCTAAACATAGAGTCACGTGGGCTGTGGGGTTGAGCATAACTATGGTGATGTCTTTCGTGGcatttttttcaattgggaTGGGACCCATTACGTGGGTCTATAGCTCTGAGATTTTCCCGTTGAAGCTACGCGCTCAAGGGACGAGTATGGGAGTGGCAGTGAATAGGCTGACAAGTGGGGTCATATCTATGAGTTTTATCTCGCTATATAACGGGATTACTATTGGTGGGGCCTTCTTTTTATATGCTGGAGTTGCCTTGGTGTcatggtttttcttttatttcatgCTACCGGAGACACAGGGCAGGACCCTTGAAGATATGGAGGGGCTTTTTGGTAATTTCAAGTGGAATTTTTCGAAGaacaagaataaaaatattaaggaagtTAGTAATGGTGATGGTAACGGTAACGGACCTAACGGTCAAGTTCAGTTAGGGAGTAGGTAA